A single window of Granulibacter bethesdensis DNA harbors:
- a CDS encoding MFS transporter has product MSGQITAQPATLPGGNTTENRSEGTVFAILIAISISHMLNDMLQSLLPAVYPILKTEFSLQFRDIGLLTLTYQMTGSILQPLIGLYTDRKPKPFSLAFGMGCTLIGLYCLSIASGFNGLLAGAAIVGLGSSIFHPESSRVARLASGGRHGFAQSLFQVGGNAGAAIGPLLAAFIVLPHGRYAIGWFCAVALLGVIILTAVGRWYGAIQRQKKRVVRHTVQALPRTKIALAMTVLCALVFSKYFYMASFTSYYTFYLIHHFGVSVQSAQLYLFLFLGAVAAGTFAGGPLGDRIGRKYVIWFSILGVLPFTLILPHASLAWTALLSVAIGLILSSAFAAIVVYGQELLPGNVGAVAGLFFGLAFGMGGIGAALLGWLADKTSIETVYGLCAWLPAFGILAVFLPDLERRRH; this is encoded by the coding sequence GTGAGTGGACAGATAACAGCGCAGCCGGCAACGCTGCCCGGCGGCAACACGACTGAAAACCGCAGCGAAGGCACCGTCTTTGCCATTCTGATTGCGATCAGCATCAGCCACATGCTGAACGACATGCTGCAATCGCTGCTGCCTGCTGTCTATCCGATCCTCAAAACCGAATTCAGTCTGCAATTCCGCGATATTGGCTTGCTGACCCTGACCTATCAGATGACAGGCTCCATTCTTCAGCCCTTGATCGGGCTTTATACCGACCGCAAGCCGAAGCCGTTTTCGCTGGCTTTCGGAATGGGATGCACGCTGATCGGGCTTTATTGTCTGTCCATTGCCAGCGGGTTTAACGGATTGCTGGCGGGAGCGGCGATTGTCGGCCTTGGCTCGTCAATTTTTCATCCTGAAAGCTCTCGTGTGGCACGGCTGGCTTCCGGTGGCCGTCATGGTTTTGCGCAGTCCCTGTTTCAGGTGGGCGGGAATGCAGGAGCGGCGATCGGTCCCCTTCTGGCTGCCTTCATTGTGCTGCCGCACGGCCGCTACGCCATCGGCTGGTTCTGTGCTGTAGCGTTGCTTGGCGTTATCATTCTGACAGCTGTCGGGCGCTGGTACGGAGCAATACAGCGTCAGAAAAAGCGTGTCGTCAGACACACTGTGCAGGCTCTTCCCCGGACAAAAATCGCTTTGGCGATGACGGTACTCTGTGCGCTGGTCTTCTCGAAATATTTCTATATGGCCAGCTTTACCAGCTACTATACTTTTTACCTGATCCATCATTTCGGGGTTTCGGTGCAGTCGGCTCAGCTTTACCTGTTCCTGTTTCTGGGGGCGGTTGCTGCCGGTACATTTGCAGGTGGGCCACTCGGTGACAGGATCGGGCGGAAATATGTGATCTGGTTCTCGATCCTCGGCGTGTTGCCGTTCACACTCATTCTACCTCATGCCAGCCTGGCCTGGACCGCTCTCCTGAGTGTCGCGATCGGCCTGATCCTGTCCTCGGCCTTCGCCGCCATCGTGGTCTATGGTCAGGAATTGTTGCCGGGGAATGTCGGTGCGGTGGCCGGGCTGTTTTTCGGTCTGGCTTTCGGCATGGGCGGGATTGGAGCCGCTCTGCTGGGGTGGCTGGCGGACAAAACGAGCATCGAGACGGTCTATGGTCTTTGTGCCTGGCTGCCTGCTTTCGGCATCCTTGCGGTGTTTCTGCCTGATCTGGAGCGGCGGAGGCATTAA
- a CDS encoding NUDIX hydrolase, with translation MTEDCPRRYPARPLVGVGVALLRPDGAVLLIRRGKPPAEGCWTLPGGAQRLGERAEDAARRELQEETGLVAGALSLVAHVDSITRDEAGLIAYHYTILDFAGLHPGGNVFPDGDVVAADWVMPEAFDRLGVCAETRHVIGLARQTLPLT, from the coding sequence ATGACAGAGGACTGTCCCCGCCGTTATCCGGCGCGGCCGCTGGTCGGCGTTGGTGTCGCTCTTTTACGTCCGGATGGGGCTGTGCTGCTGATCAGGCGTGGCAAGCCGCCTGCTGAGGGCTGCTGGACCCTGCCCGGGGGTGCACAGCGTCTGGGCGAACGCGCCGAGGATGCTGCCCGGCGGGAGTTACAGGAAGAAACCGGTCTTGTGGCGGGGGCATTGTCTCTGGTCGCGCATGTGGACAGCATCACCCGGGATGAGGCCGGACTGATCGCTTATCATTATACGATTCTTGATTTTGCAGGTCTCCATCCAGGGGGGAATGTCTTTCCGGATGGAGACGTGGTTGCGGCAGACTGGGTGATGCCGGAAGCATTTGATCGTCTGGGTGTCTGTGCCGAAACCCGACATGTCATCGGCCTGGCGCGCCAGACGCTGCCCTTGACCTGA
- a CDS encoding metal ABC transporter substrate-binding protein, translating into MIARILATLLVVLTTVAASHAEAGRLHVVTSFSILADMAKQIGGNDVEVASLVPPGGDPHTYEPTPDDARRLHEADLVLINGLGLEGWMERLVAASGPHGQIVTASAGLTPLTMQEDGHSVIDPHAWNSAANGVLYARNIERALIKIDPGKTEDFHQRATALIAVLTRLDEEARRDFQSVPPGQRKVLTTHDALGYFGHAYGLTFLSPLGLTTDNEPSAKIVAAMIQQIRLEHVTRYFLENSVDSRLAKQIAAATGAKPGGILFVESLSPPGGPAATYPDMFRHNMTVLLAAVRGQ; encoded by the coding sequence ATGATTGCCCGCATACTGGCTACACTGCTGGTTGTGCTGACTACAGTCGCAGCATCCCATGCAGAGGCAGGCAGGCTGCACGTGGTAACGAGTTTCTCAATACTGGCTGACATGGCAAAGCAGATTGGCGGCAATGATGTGGAGGTCGCCAGCCTCGTACCTCCGGGTGGTGATCCGCACACTTATGAACCGACACCGGATGACGCACGCCGTCTGCACGAGGCGGATCTTGTTCTGATCAATGGCCTCGGTCTTGAAGGATGGATGGAGCGTCTGGTTGCCGCCTCCGGCCCGCATGGTCAGATCGTGACTGCCAGTGCGGGTCTGACACCGCTGACCATGCAGGAAGATGGTCATTCGGTGATTGATCCACATGCCTGGAACAGTGCTGCAAACGGCGTTCTGTATGCTCGTAATATCGAGAGGGCGCTGATAAAAATCGACCCCGGTAAGACTGAGGATTTTCACCAGCGTGCTACGGCTCTGATCGCCGTTCTGACCCGTCTGGATGAAGAAGCCCGCCGTGATTTTCAGTCGGTTCCGCCGGGACAACGGAAAGTTCTGACCACCCATGATGCGCTGGGCTATTTCGGCCACGCATATGGCCTGACTTTTCTCTCACCGCTGGGGCTGACGACGGATAATGAGCCATCCGCTAAAATCGTAGCGGCCATGATTCAGCAAATCCGTCTTGAGCATGTCACACGGTATTTCCTTGAAAACTCTGTTGATTCCCGGCTGGCAAAACAGATTGCCGCAGCCACCGGTGCGAAGCCGGGGGGAATTCTGTTCGTGGAATCCCTCTCGCCTCCGGGCGGGCCTGCCGCCACTTATCCGGATATGTTCCGCCACAACATGACGGTGCTGCTTGCCGCAGTCCGGGGACAATAA
- a CDS encoding DUF4340 domain-containing protein has protein sequence MTPRSSLLLAGAAVLALAGGWYFGPHAVSLTAVAVHQGEAAFPALMDKNRLDSIQTITISQFGQSMTLVKTPDHGWTVPQLGGYVARPAKIRGLLNTLVSLRLTEPRTNHPAEYPLLGVATPDPAKPAKSDATVIRLQDGKGGLVGELIIGHRQSAGDIEGVVQQTDSTNAPATTRGTYIRRHGDAYTWLTRDALEFSNDPQDWVDPVIISINAARLDRVHITRPDSAHEPALTLSRKGDMFRLTEPADAPRTDSHAVADTLQALSDLEFTHVKPAAAISGATEAQSVFETQDGLTVIVNQIKVGDDTWLTFSAKAAPGSEAIANTMNKAVGPWAFQVQDYKERALFPTLQLLKSVEHVPSGAAGESEVPTTMPLPNTGPRAVPPVSGGP, from the coding sequence ATGACGCCGCGCTCATCCCTTCTTCTGGCCGGTGCTGCTGTGCTCGCTCTGGCCGGCGGCTGGTATTTCGGCCCGCATGCTGTCAGTCTGACAGCTGTTGCGGTGCATCAGGGGGAAGCTGCCTTTCCGGCCCTGATGGACAAAAACCGTCTGGACAGCATCCAGACCATCACTATCTCCCAGTTTGGTCAGAGCATGACACTGGTCAAAACACCGGATCATGGCTGGACCGTGCCGCAACTGGGCGGCTATGTCGCCCGGCCTGCGAAAATCAGGGGATTGTTGAATACGCTGGTTAGTCTGCGGCTGACTGAGCCGAGGACCAACCATCCTGCGGAATATCCGCTTTTGGGTGTGGCGACGCCCGATCCGGCCAAACCGGCCAAATCCGACGCGACAGTCATTCGTTTGCAGGATGGCAAAGGCGGCCTGGTCGGAGAGCTGATCATCGGCCATCGTCAGAGCGCCGGGGATATTGAGGGCGTGGTCCAGCAGACGGACAGCACGAATGCGCCCGCCACCACCCGAGGTACCTATATCCGCCGTCATGGGGATGCCTATACATGGCTGACGAGAGATGCGCTGGAGTTCAGCAATGATCCGCAGGATTGGGTCGATCCGGTGATTATCAGCATCAATGCGGCAAGGCTGGATCGGGTGCATATCACACGACCGGACTCTGCGCATGAACCGGCGCTGACGCTCAGTCGGAAAGGCGACATGTTCAGGCTGACAGAGCCGGCAGATGCGCCGCGTACAGACAGTCATGCGGTGGCCGATACGCTTCAGGCATTGAGTGATCTGGAATTCACCCATGTCAAACCGGCTGCTGCAATCAGTGGAGCAACAGAGGCTCAATCCGTGTTCGAGACGCAGGATGGGCTGACCGTCATCGTCAATCAGATCAAGGTTGGTGATGATACATGGCTGACATTCTCGGCCAAGGCAGCGCCGGGCAGCGAGGCTATTGCCAACACCATGAACAAGGCGGTCGGTCCATGGGCTTTTCAAGTGCAGGATTATAAGGAACGGGCCCTGTTCCCCACGCTGCAACTGCTGAAATCCGTGGAACATGTTCCATCTGGCGCTGCGGGCGAGTCAGAGGTACCGACCACCATGCCGCTACCGAATACCGGCCCCCGTGCAGTCCCCCCTGTTTCTGGCGGACCATGA
- a CDS encoding cytochrome b has translation METVQRYSRTAIFFHWVVAALVLTNIGLALSADYWPESSLRQVFGVHKSIGITVLGLVLLRIFWRLGHKPPAFPVQYPAWEKYAAHTVHGLLYLVMLTLPLSGWLHESAWKGDAPHPFYWFNTVHLPLIPPVDTLETSLRLSLRAVFGSVHLWAGYVLYGLLALHFGAVLKHHLIDKEAELQRMLP, from the coding sequence ATGGAAACGGTTCAAAGATATTCAAGAACGGCCATTTTTTTTCACTGGGTGGTGGCAGCCCTGGTCCTGACAAATATCGGTCTGGCGCTCAGTGCAGATTATTGGCCGGAATCTTCCCTAAGACAGGTGTTCGGCGTCCATAAATCTATCGGTATCACCGTGTTGGGGCTGGTTCTGCTGCGTATTTTCTGGCGTCTGGGTCATAAGCCGCCGGCCTTTCCCGTCCAATACCCGGCTTGGGAAAAATACGCTGCCCATACGGTGCATGGCTTGCTTTACCTCGTCATGCTGACATTGCCTTTGTCAGGATGGCTCCATGAATCGGCATGGAAAGGTGATGCACCGCATCCTTTTTACTGGTTCAATACGGTGCATCTGCCGTTGATTCCTCCGGTCGATACGCTGGAGACCAGCCTGCGGCTATCCCTGCGAGCTGTGTTCGGCTCGGTGCATCTATGGGCAGGGTATGTGCTGTATGGCCTGCTGGCGCTGCATTTCGGCGCGGTCCTCAAACATCATCTCATCGACAAGGAAGCCGAGCTTCAGCGTATGCTGCCGTAA